One region of Spirochaeta lutea genomic DNA includes:
- a CDS encoding alpha-amylase family glycosyl hydrolase encodes MNNLKRGTADIWAVLLVLGVMAFLGGCVTPGLDKPAGDEFQFHTSPSPETFEDLEQIQPVAETSLGSDTRDWYRDAVFYHIWVNAFNDSDGDGVGDIPGITEKLDYLADLGVTALWLSPFFESASEAINLHMYDTTDHYRVDPRFGTLADVDHLLAQAHDRGIRVIFDFVPNHVSNKHPWFQDSAKGRDGKDGWFVWHDTSQAGSGPWGQQVLHEYAAGSYYYGVFWSGMPDINYRNQAAKDAMTNVAIFWLNRGFDGMRVDAVKYLYEDPGMIRGGYEDQAETFRYYQALRSQILDAYSSHTDGQGRPLHKMMVAENWTSDRSSLESYMVKDQKTAFHMTLDFPSAYALNDRNIAMINSHFSWAVESLNPEARMGTFLSNHDNVVIRPGSRHSVQMVRAVTAAQLLGVGTPFIYYGNEVGQADADQYAGQSHEDRRHRQPLEWSLVADQEADPASLLNLVRELTALRSERESLRRGDWQVVSTAGSVLMVRRTSSADSTLVVISLASVSRKLSVGSDTLGFSPQDSQILLTDRAGIEMSSPETVDMDLQPGGILVLGF; translated from the coding sequence ATGAACAATCTCAAACGGGGGACCGCCGATATCTGGGCGGTTCTATTGGTTCTCGGGGTCATGGCTTTTCTGGGGGGATGCGTCACCCCCGGCTTAGATAAGCCTGCCGGGGATGAATTTCAGTTCCACACCTCACCGTCTCCGGAAACCTTTGAGGATCTTGAGCAGATCCAGCCGGTAGCAGAAACCAGTCTTGGATCCGACACCCGGGACTGGTACCGGGATGCAGTGTTCTACCATATTTGGGTCAATGCATTTAACGATTCGGACGGTGACGGGGTAGGGGATATCCCGGGTATTACTGAGAAGCTGGATTATCTGGCCGATTTGGGTGTAACCGCTCTCTGGCTGTCACCCTTTTTTGAAAGTGCCAGCGAGGCAATCAATCTGCACATGTACGATACTACGGATCATTACCGGGTTGATCCTCGGTTTGGCACCCTGGCCGATGTAGATCACCTTCTCGCCCAGGCCCATGACCGCGGTATTAGGGTCATCTTCGATTTTGTACCGAACCATGTTTCGAACAAGCATCCCTGGTTCCAGGATTCGGCTAAGGGACGGGATGGCAAGGATGGCTGGTTTGTCTGGCATGATACGTCCCAGGCAGGAAGCGGTCCCTGGGGTCAGCAGGTACTCCATGAATACGCTGCTGGCAGCTACTATTACGGTGTATTCTGGTCGGGGATGCCTGATATAAACTACCGCAATCAGGCTGCCAAAGATGCCATGACGAATGTGGCGATTTTCTGGCTGAATCGGGGATTTGACGGTATGCGGGTAGATGCAGTGAAATACCTGTACGAGGATCCTGGAATGATCCGGGGCGGCTATGAAGACCAGGCTGAAACCTTCCGGTACTACCAGGCGCTGCGTTCCCAGATTCTGGATGCCTACAGCAGCCATACCGACGGCCAGGGACGGCCCCTGCATAAGATGATGGTGGCGGAGAACTGGACCAGTGACCGCTCCAGCCTCGAATCCTACATGGTGAAAGACCAAAAAACAGCCTTCCACATGACCCTGGATTTTCCATCGGCGTATGCTCTCAACGACCGGAATATCGCCATGATTAACAGTCATTTCTCCTGGGCGGTAGAGTCCCTGAACCCGGAAGCCCGCATGGGCACCTTCCTCTCCAACCATGATAATGTGGTTATACGTCCCGGCAGCCGTCACTCGGTTCAGATGGTGCGTGCTGTAACCGCGGCTCAATTACTTGGCGTGGGAACACCCTTTATCTACTACGGGAACGAGGTGGGGCAGGCCGATGCAGATCAGTATGCCGGTCAGAGCCATGAGGACCGAAGACACCGCCAGCCCCTGGAGTGGAGCCTCGTCGCGGACCAGGAAGCCGACCCGGCATCCCTTCTCAATCTGGTAAGGGAGCTTACCGCCCTGCGGTCGGAGCGGGAGAGTCTTCGCAGGGGAGATTGGCAGGTAGTGTCAACAGCCGGGAGTGTACTCATGGTACGTCGGACAAGCAGTGCCGACAGCACCCTAGTAGTCATAAGCCTAGCAAGCGTTTCCCGCAAACTATCCGTGGGTTCTGATACACTCGGATTTTCTCCCCAGGACAGCCAAATCCTCCTCACCGACCGGGCAGGCATCGAGATGTCCAGTCCGGAGACGGTGGATATGGACCTTCAGCCCGGGGGAATCCTCGTGCTGGGATTCTAA
- a CDS encoding DEAD/DEAH box helicase, which produces MTFSQTGLKPEVLQALEGLGFTEPTPIQAQAIPALLEEGPKDLLALAQTGTGKTAAFGLPVIHYAKPELPRVQTLILSPTRELALQIARDLERFSLNIPGLSVAAIYGGAGIVAQIRALRAGAQIVVGTPGRVIDLMGRGALDVSALEFLVLDEADEMLNMGFKDDLDVILGQTPASRTTLLFSATMPNDIARIAATYMKDPQTIKTGQEGASKGLKGAETVRHEYMVARARDRYAALRRFLDFHPDIYGIVFCRTKRETQEVCDHLVRDGYDAESLHGDHSQIQRDQTMARFRSGRLQILAATDVAARGLDVNELTHVINYQLPDDPETYVHRSGRTGRAGKDGVCVSIIHSKEFGRLRAIERGMGRPIMRIPIPVGKDIIVARMDAMVESLAKPLEISPDIELMLSDFESRLESLDRRTLIARLAQEELGRLQHHYADSEDLNVQEGDSKARGRNQRGSSDRTSRGRRGDRPFESPRENRNSTFQGFTMPLGAADGLTPARIIGILNNCFPQDRVEVGKIRISNGSSYLEVDQQFARDLPKAMATMQIQGQPILVQKTSSDQSGAKQPRRSKKQKSWNDRPYPSKGRKSAKPGRKDSFNMNREQRAG; this is translated from the coding sequence ATGACATTTTCTCAGACCGGGCTGAAGCCCGAAGTTCTCCAGGCCCTCGAGGGTCTTGGGTTCACTGAACCTACACCCATCCAGGCCCAGGCAATTCCTGCCCTGTTGGAAGAGGGGCCCAAGGATCTGCTGGCCCTGGCCCAAACCGGAACAGGTAAAACCGCAGCCTTCGGACTGCCGGTGATTCACTACGCAAAGCCCGAACTCCCCAGGGTACAAACCCTGATTTTGAGCCCCACCCGGGAGCTCGCCCTGCAGATCGCCAGGGATCTGGAACGCTTCTCCCTTAACATCCCCGGGCTTTCGGTTGCAGCCATTTACGGAGGTGCGGGTATCGTTGCCCAGATCCGGGCGCTCCGGGCCGGTGCCCAGATTGTGGTAGGCACCCCCGGCCGGGTAATCGACCTCATGGGTAGAGGCGCCCTGGATGTATCCGCATTGGAATTCCTCGTTTTGGATGAGGCCGATGAGATGCTCAATATGGGCTTTAAGGATGATCTCGATGTTATCCTTGGCCAGACCCCTGCAAGCCGGACCACCCTGCTGTTCTCCGCTACCATGCCCAACGACATCGCCCGTATTGCCGCCACCTACATGAAGGATCCCCAGACCATTAAAACCGGCCAGGAGGGCGCTTCCAAGGGGCTGAAGGGGGCGGAAACCGTCCGCCACGAGTACATGGTTGCCAGAGCCCGGGACCGCTACGCCGCCTTGCGCCGGTTCCTTGATTTTCATCCGGACATCTACGGGATCGTATTCTGCCGAACCAAGCGGGAGACCCAGGAGGTCTGTGATCATCTGGTACGGGACGGCTACGATGCCGAGAGTCTGCACGGTGACCATAGCCAGATCCAGCGCGATCAGACCATGGCACGCTTCCGTTCGGGCCGTCTCCAGATTCTGGCGGCTACCGATGTGGCAGCCCGGGGGTTGGATGTCAACGAGCTCACCCATGTGATTAATTACCAGCTCCCCGATGATCCCGAAACCTATGTTCACCGCAGCGGCCGGACCGGGCGCGCCGGAAAGGACGGGGTCTGTGTTTCCATCATTCATAGTAAGGAATTCGGGCGGCTCCGTGCTATTGAACGCGGTATGGGCAGGCCGATTATGAGGATTCCGATCCCCGTAGGTAAGGATATTATCGTGGCTCGGATGGACGCCATGGTTGAATCCTTGGCAAAACCCCTGGAGATTTCGCCGGACATCGAACTAATGCTCTCGGATTTCGAATCACGCCTTGAGTCCCTTGACCGGCGCACCCTCATCGCGCGCCTAGCCCAGGAAGAGCTGGGGCGGCTTCAGCACCACTATGCGGATTCAGAGGATTTGAATGTCCAGGAAGGTGATTCCAAAGCCAGAGGCCGCAATCAGCGGGGTTCCAGCGACCGGACAAGCCGGGGCCGTCGGGGCGATCGGCCATTCGAATCACCCCGGGAAAACCGGAACTCCACATTCCAAGGCTTCACCATGCCCCTTGGTGCCGCTGATGGCCTTACTCCCGCCCGGATCATCGGTATTTTGAACAACTGCTTCCCCCAAGACCGGGTTGAGGTCGGGAAGATCCGCATTTCGAATGGCAGCAGCTATCTCGAGGTGGATCAGCAATTCGCTCGGGATCTGCCCAAGGCAATGGCGACCATGCAAATTCAGGGCCAGCCCATTCTTGTACAGAAAACCTCATCCGACCAGAGCGGGGCGAAACAACCCAGACGCTCAAAAAAGCAGAAATCCTGGAATGACCGTCCGTATCCGTCCAAGGGACGAAAGAGTGCCAAGCCAGGGAGGAAGGACAGTTTCAATATGAACCGGGAACAGCGGGCCGGTTAA